A single genomic interval of Lathyrus oleraceus cultivar Zhongwan6 chromosome 7, CAAS_Psat_ZW6_1.0, whole genome shotgun sequence harbors:
- the LOC127104914 gene encoding uncharacterized protein LOC127104914, which translates to MTFSRSHFQGTHDSEAGPSRITHVNDFALDDMDVDEALEDAAISYVNMDARENGALSRRPQDEMDVDEALEDAAISYVNMDARENGALSRRPQESGHAFRVKHNIARNFKNNMMMAKSRLPHPFTCRHCNARLFHHESRDTCCNGGKENPQLHQNVVHKLQKMLHQFNPFVIRFKQLSILPNISECSLILKERPSNHHQYNLPTAEQVATIIVGCDADSMDYGRDINVISCDGNLKKVQETKGYYDPLQYPVLFPFGTHGWDINTTNCNGRRVSCRAYYSYMLQIRPNDQSMLLNAGRLLQQYVVDNYVKIESGRLRWIKEHQSDIRSELYQGLHDALHVGETNAENIEKRTKLSSSFIAGRRDMTQCYEDGMAIVLNGGKPDIFLTMTCNPSLSEITSELLSFQTPQDRPDLLTRIFRSKFEKLKDDVINKGVLGKVKSYMYVTEFQKRGLPHVHMLLVLESNDKLRDPKDYDSMVRAEIPKLECEPQLHEVVVRHMIHGPCGIINRKSPCMKDRHCKKRYPKQFLDETRQGTDSYPEYRRRFDESVSLGKDRSVDNRWVVPYNPWLLLKYDCHINVEICSSIKSIKYLYKYVYKGPGRVAMEVHKGSYMDEVQQYVDARWVCPPEALWKIFRFTLYRLYPSVERLQIHLPNCHQVRFYDHQQIADVLNNERNSKTMLTQFFALNLRDPQARKYLYREIPEDYCWNKRDMEWHRPTSWEYLLTNNGMTFSTFKKSAEDRGFLETDHSIRDCLVEVMSLRMQYALRRLFVTILIFCEPTDVRGLWNEFFTHMVEDYQTANNVVESDLTNMLLKDLNELLNLHGKKIDDYDLPSLPPNTIDRGAVPSIIQEELAIDIPNEDIEFIAKLNNDQMIAFNTIMNVIVQKHSGVFFVDGPGGTGKKFLYRTLMASLRSRGEIVLATASSGIAATLLPGGRIAHSRFKILIDIQPSSICGIEKQKDLANLIRVVAAIIWDEAPITNKIFLEVLDRSLQDICSNNAPFGGKVLIRGGFSSSSSCCKKRGVSQTTTRVLTREGKLKGEDGDYTKNVVYKQILLSHPQITDSEDKWNTWKDEQSISSIGKLDNKVYLSSP; encoded by the exons ATGACTTTTTCAAGATCACACTTTCAAGGAACTCATGACAGTGAAGCCGGCCCAAGTAGAATTACACATGTTAATGATTTTGCACTTG ATGATATGGATGTTGATGAAGCTTTGGAGGATGCAGCAATATCATATGTTAACATGGACGCCAGAGAAAATGGTGCATTATCACGTCGTCCTCAAG atgaaatgGATGTTGATGAAGCTTTGGAGGATGCAGCAATATCATATGTTAACATGGACGCCAGAGAAAATGGTGCATTATCACGTCGTCCTCAAG AATCAGGACATGCTTTTCGAGTAAAGCACAATATTGCTcgaaatttcaaaaataatatGATGATGGCAAAATCTCGGTTGCCTCATCCATTTACCTGTAGACACTGCAATGCAAGATTGTTTCATCATGAATCACGTGACACGTGTTGTAATGGTGGAAAG GAAAATCCACAGCTGCACCAAAATGTAGTTCACAAATTACAGAAAATGCTCCATCAGTTTAATCCTTTTGTAATTAGGTTCAAGCAACTTTCAATACTTCCAAATATCAGTGAATGTAGCCTCATACTTAAGGAGCGTCCAAGTAATCACCATCAATATAATCTTCCAACTGCTGAACAAGTTGCGACAATTATTGTTGGATGTGATGCAGATTCTATGGATTATGGAAGGGATATTAATGTCATTAGTTGTGATGGAAATCTCAAGAAAGTTCAAGAGACAAAGGGATATTATGATCCTTTGCAATACCCTGTATTGTTTCCATTTGGGACGCATGGTTGGGACATCAACACAACAAATTGCAATGGACGAAGAGTGTCATGTCGAGCATATTACAGTTACATGCTTCAG ATTCGCCCAAATGATCAATCAATGTTGTTAAATGCGGGTCGACTGTTGCAACAATATGTTGTAGACAAttatgtcaaaattgaatcagGGAGATTAAGGTGGATTAAAGAGCACCAAAGTGATATACGTTCTGAATTGTACCAAGGTTTACATGATGCTTTGCATGTTGGTGAAACTAATGCAG AGAACATTGAAAAAAGAACAAAATTGTCATCATCATTTATTGCCGGTCGTCGAGACATGACACAATGTTATGAAGATGGCATGGCTATTGTTCTTAATGGCGGTAAACCAGATATTTTTCTAACAATGACATGCAATCCTTCTTTGAGTGAGATAACATCAGAACTTTTGTCTTTTCAAACACCACAAGATCGTCCAGATTTGCTAACAAGAATATTTCGTTCGAAATTTGAGAAATTGAAGGATGATGTTATTAATAAAGGAGTCTTGGGTAAAGTTAAAAGCTACATGTATGTCACTGAATTTCAAAAGCGAGGACTGCCGCATGTGCATATGTTGTTGGTCTTAGAAAGTAACGATAAGTTGCGTGACCCAAAAGATTATGATAGTATGGTAAGAGCAGAAATACCTAAATTAGAATGTGAACCACAGTTGCATGAAGTTGTTGTAAGACATATGATCCACGGACCTTGCGGCATAATCAACCGAAAATCTCCATGTATGAAAGACAGACATTGTAAAAAAAGGTATCCCAAACAATTCTTGGATGAAACACGTCAAGGCACTGACTCATATCCCGAGTATAGGAGAAGGTTTGATGAGTCTGTATCGTTAGGTAAAGATAGGTCTGTCGATAATAGATGGGTGGTTCCTTATAACCCTTGGTTACTGTTAAAGTATGACTGTCACATCAATGTAGAGATTTGCAGTAGCATTAAAAGTATCAAGTATCTATACAAATATGTGTACAAGGGCCCTGGTCGTGTGGCTATGGAGGTTCATAAAGGATCATACATGGATGAAGTTCAGCAATATGTTGATGCAAGATGGGTTTGTCCTCCCGAGGCATTATGGAAAATATTTCGATTCACTCTTTACCGATTATATCCTTCGGTTGAAAGATTGCAGATCCACTTGCCGAACTGCCATCAAGTGCGTTTTTATGATCATCAGCAAATTGCAGATGTGTTAAATAATGAACGCAACTCCAAAACAATGCTCACGCAATTCTTTGCATTGAATCTACGAGATCCACAAGCAAGAAAGTATCTGTATAGAGAGATTCCAGAGGATTATTGTTGGAACAAGCGGGATATGGAATGGCATC GTCCAACCAGTTGGGAATATCTTCTTACAAATAATGGCATGACTTTCAGTACATTCAAAAAATCAGCCGAGGATAGGGGATTTCTAGAGACTGATCATAGTATTCGTGATTGTTTGGTTGAGGTTATGAGTCTCCGAATGCAATATGCTTTACGAAGGTTATTCGTGACGATTTTAATATTTTGTGAACCTACTGATGTTAGAGGCCTTTGGAATGAGTTTTTTACACATATGGTAGAGGATTATCAAACAGCTAACAATGTTGTGGAATCAGACTTAACTAATATGTTGTTGAAGGACTTGAATGAACTCTTAAACCTGCACGGTAAAAAGATTGATGATTATGATCTCCCATCTTTACCCCCTAATACAATAGACAGAGGTGCAGTTCCAAGTATCATACAAGAGGAGTTAGCGATCGATATCCCCAATGAAGATATTGAATTTATTGCTAAGTTAAATAATGATCAAATGATTGCATTCAACACCATTATGAATGTAATTGTTCAAAAACACAGTGGGGTATTTTTTGTTGATGGTCCAGGAGGAACAGGTAAAAAATTCCTTTATAGAACATTAATGGCAAGTTTAAGAAGTAGAGGAGAAATTGTCTTAGCAACTGCATCATCTGGTATAGCTGCAACATTGTTACCCGGTGGTAGGATTGCACACTCTCGATTTAAGATCCTTATTGATATTCAACCGAGTTCCATTTGTGGTATTGAAAAGCAAAAGGATCTTGCAAATCTCATTAGAGTTGTTGCCGCAATAATTTGGGATGAAGCACCAATAACAAACAAAATTTTTTTGGAAGTCTTAGATCGATCATTACAAGACATTTGTAGCAACAATGCTCCATTTGGTGGAAAAGTTCTGATCAGGGGGGGATTTTCGTCAAGTTCTTCCTGTTGTAAGAAAAG GGGTGTTTCACAGACTACAACAAGAGTTTTAACCAGGGAAGGAAAATTGAAAGGAGAAGATGGTGACTACACAAAAAATGTAGTCTACAAACAAATTCTTTTATCGCACCCGCAG ATAACAGACTCTGAAGATAAATGGAACACATGGAAGGATGAACAAAGTATTTCATCCATCGGCAAACTCGACAATAAGGTGTATTTATCTTCTCCGTAA